A segment of the Superficieibacter sp. HKU1 genome:
CCGTCGGTATTTGGTTTGCTTACTGGCTTATACCACGGCAAACAGCGCGCCGTCGCGTTCGGGGCACTGGGCGCGGCAAGCGGGATCTCCTTTGCGCTGGGGCCGATTGTCTGCGGCGCGCTGCTGGATATGGTCGGCTGGCGCTGGGCGTTTGGCGCGCTGGGCGGCGTACTGGTCGTCATTTTGTGCTGTTCCCTGATCATCAACGAACCTGCCAAACACAATGCGCCGGTACGCTTTGATTTTCCGGGCCTTATTCTTTCAACCGCCGGCCTTTTTTTACTTATCTTCGGCGTGCTGCAAATTTCCAGTTGGGGATTCATTACGCCGTTTAATCCGGCAATTCATTTTTTAGGCATGAGCCCGGCACCTTTTCTCATTTTAAGCGGTCTGGTTGTCATCCATTTTATGCTGCGCTGGGAGCGCGTCTGCGAGCGTAAAACCGGCAGCGCCATGATCCCAAAGGCATTTCTTCACACGCCGCAGGTGCGCACTGGCCTGTATCTGACCGGCTATATCTTTTTTGCGTACAGCGCCGGTATTTTTGTGGTGGTGAGCTTTGTGCAGATTGTTGCCGGGCTGACCGCCATCGGTACCGGCCTGCTGATCGTGCCGTTTGCCATCACCCTTGCGGGATGCTCTCTCGGATTGCCGGTACTGATTCGCCAGCGTCGTCCGCGTCGACAATGCCGGATTGGGCTGATGCTGGGCGTGCTGGGCGCAATCGTGGCCTCGTCGGGAATTTCAGAAGAACATTTCAGCGTGCCGCGGGTCGTGCTGGGGCTCTGTTTTATCGGCGCGAGTATGGGCACGATTGCGAGTAATGCGCCGTTTCTGGTGACCAGTGCGCTGCCGGATAAAGAAGCGCGCCAGTCAGGCGGTATCCAGGCCGCCGCACGCGATGTCGGTCAGGCGATGGGAGTGGCGCTGGTGAGCATGGTGATGCTTACGATGTTGACGATCGGCATGAAAGATAAGGTCGTCAATGCCCCCGTCAGCAAGCAAACGCGCGACGCGTTGCAGCATCTGGCGGTGGTGCCTTATCTGAACGATCCGCAGTTCACCCTGTTTATGCATCAGGCGGGCGCGCTGAAAAACGATCTGCCGGTATTAACCCAAACTTACCGGCAATCGCGCGCGCAGGTCACGCGTGCCGGGCTGTATGCGATGGCGCTGCTGACCCTGCTTTTTTTGTGGCCGACACGGGCGATCCCGCTGGCCGAGCGCGAGGAGAACATCGCCCGCACAGAGTAACCGTTTTAACGTCCTTTACGCAGCAGGCGCAGCGCGTTCGCCGTCACCAGCACCGTTGCGCCGGTATCTGCCAGCACCGCCAGCCACAGGCCGGTGATACCGAGCAGGGTCGTCACCAGGAAAATACCCTTCAGGCCCAGCGCGATAGCGATGTTCTGCCGGATATTGGCGTGCGTCGCGCGGGCAAGGGCAATCATCTGCGCCAGGCCCGTCAGGCGGTTATGGGTCAGTGCGGCATCCGCCGTTTCCAGCGCCACGTCGGTGCCGCTGCCCATCGCGATGCCAATTGTTGCGGCTTTCATGGCGGGTGCATCGTTGATACCGTCGCCGACCATCGCCAGCGGCATCTGGCGGTTCAGCGCGGTTACCGCCTGAACTTTGTCGGCGGGCAGTAGCCCCGCCTTAAAATCCAGACCCAGTTCCCCCGCGATGGCTGCCGCCGCGCGCGGATTATCACCGGTCAACATCACGCCCTGCACGCCAAGCTGATGCAGCGCATCCACTGCTTCTCTGGCGTCTTCCCGTAACGTATCGCGTAGCGTAATCAGACCCAGCGCGCGCTCCTCCTGCGCCACCATCACCACCGTTTGGCCTTCCTGCTCAAGAGTACGAATTTGTAGGCTAAACGCCTCGCCGGGGAATTTCTCCGCCGCGCAGATCAGAATTTTTTTGCCCGCGACGAGCGCTTCAATGCCCGCGCCCGGCAGCGTGCGCTGCTCCGTGGCGTCAGGCAGCGTAAGCCCACGGGATTGTGCTTCCCGCACCACCGCCTGCGCCAGCGGATGCGTTGAGCCCTGTTCAACGGCAGCGGCGAGCGCCAGCAGCGCATGCTCGTCCATCGCGCAGGGATAAATGCCCGTCACCTGGGGTTTCCCCACGGTCAGGGTGCCGGTTTTATCAAAGGCGATTTGCTGAACACGCCCAAGCTGTTCCAGCGCTGCGCCGCCTTTAATCAGCGCGCCGCACCGTGCCGCCGCCGCCAGTCCGGAGGTGATCGCGGCGGGCGTGGAAATCACCAGCGCGCACGGGCAGCCAATCAGCAGCAGCGTCAGCCCCTTATAAATCCACTCCTGCCAGGCGGCAGCAAACAACAGTGGTGGCACCAGGGCGACCAGCAGCGCCACCAGCATAATCGCCGGCGTATAAAGGCGGCTGAAGCGATCGATAAAGCGCTCAATAGGCGCGCGCCGCTCCTCGGCTTCTTCAATCAACCGCAGGATGCGGTCAATCGCGCTGTCGCCTGGTTCAGAGGTAACGGTAAGCTGGACCAGACGATCGACGCTGGTGGCACCTGCCGCCACGTTCTCGCCTGCGCTACGCTCTACCGGGACGGATTCCCCGGTCAATGCGCTTTCATCAAAACTGGCAAACGGCGTCAAAAGCTGACCATCGGCGGGCAGTCGGCCACCGGCAGCGACTTCAATGGTATCGCCGGGACGGAGATCGCGTTGGGCGATGGTTTCCCGCTGACCGTCGCGCAGCCGCACGGCGGTGTCCGGTTTTAACGCCATAAGGGCGCTGACGCCCTGGCGGGCGCGGCTGGCGGCCCAGCCTTCAAGGCGTTCGCCGATCAAAAACAGCAGCAGTACCATCGCCGCCTCTGCCGTCGCGCCGATAAACAGCGCGCCGAGGGCGGCAACGCTCATCAGGGTTTCAATCGCGAAGTAACTGCCGCTCTTGATCAGCCGTAGCGACTGGCGAAGGACAGGGTACAGTCCCACCAGGGTGGTGAGGATGAATGCGGCCTGACCTGCCGGGTGGTTAACGTGCTCAAGCCCCCAGCTTACGGCCATCATGACTATCAGGATAAGCAGCGGAAGATTTTCCCGCAGGCGCGAGGTGGTGGGCGGCGGGGCAGACTCATGACGCAGCGTATAGCCTGCGTTTTGTACCGCCTGTTCAATTTGCTGGCTGACATCGCCAGAGGCATTCACCGCCAGTTTTTCCGTGGCGAACAGCACCTGAACCTGGGTAACGCCCGCCACCTGGCGTACGGCGTTTTCTACCTTACGCGCACAGGCGGCGCAGTCCATTCCTTCGACTTTCCAGCTATAGCGGGCGTCAGCGACGGCGTCGGCAGGCGCGGTTTCGGCGCAGCATGAAGCATCAGCGCAGCATGACGCGGGTTCCGGCGCAGCGGGCGTAAATTTAAGCGTGGCGAACTGCGGGGCTTTTTTGCCATTAGCATCTGGAGTCGACATTATATTCTCCGGGGAATGATAATTTTCTCATTACCCGAAGCATACACTCTGGAGTCGACTCCAGAGTCAAGCGCAATCAGAGATAAAGTGAACGCACAATCAAGAAATGTCCGGCGAAGTAGCAGGCGGCCGCAATGGCGTTATCGGCGCGGAAACGGCGACGGTAATGGCTACCCAACCAGACAATGTTACTGAGCAGCAGCAGTGCTGCCCCCACGAAGGCAGAAAGTGCCGTGTCGGTGGGGCGGAAGAACCACAGCTCCCCGGCCAGCCAGACCATCACCAGCGTCATGGCGATAAACGTGCAAATCGGCAGGCGTAACTCTTCCAGCCGCGTCCAGACGGTCGCGATCAGCAGCGCACCAATCACCAGTAGCACCAGCGGCAGCGGCCAGAAGAACGACAGCGTCATCTGGCTGGCAAAGTAAATGGTGTACAGCAAATGTGAGAGAAAGAACGCGCCGATGGCATACAACAGGCGCTGGCGTGACAGCAGGGTTAAAGCATCGCCCACCAGCGTCGCGCACAGTCCGGCCAGCACCAGGTAACTGATGGCATTAAACATGGGCGCTTGCCAGGCAAGCAGGAGTAAAAGCAGCAGCGTAACCGGTTTAAATACCCAGCGTTGCCAGACGGGTCCACGATAAGAAGCATCGACATACAGCCAGGCAGAAAAACAGACAGCGATAAATGACCAGAGCATCATAATTCCTTGAATTCGTTATACTCGTCGGCTTTAAGGTTGCACACACCGTTCTGCAACGTAAAATCCATCGAGTATGTCACTACGCAGGCATTATGCCTACAGCCCTGTTAATGAGTGTAGTGTCTGGCGCAGGGAGATGACAACGCCAGATCCCGGCTCATTTTTTTGTCGCTTTCAGCTTTTTCTGCCAGGCGACCAGTTCAAAAACGCCAAACAAGAAAATACGCACCTTCTGGCCGGTGGTTAAAGGCGGACCCTCTTTTGGCTGAGTTGCCTTGAGCAGCGCCAGTTGCAGACCGTGCATCAGGATCATAAATACCATTGCCACGTTGATAAAAATGTTGGCAGGAAACTTAAACGGATGCACCACATTCAGAAGCAAAAATGCCCAGACGCAGAGCATAAGCAAACGACCAAGATTAATCAGCATGTTGTTCTCCTTGCGCATCGCGCTGATACAGACGGTAAGCGACCTGGCCCGCCACTTTTTCACGGTATAATTGCCAGCTGGCCGGGACCGGCGGCATGCCGTTCTCTACTTCACTTTCGACGTAGATAAGCGCGTTATCCGCCAGCCAGCCGTGACTTTCCAGCAGGTGCAATGTCTCTTCCAGCAATCCTTTCCGAAAAGGAGGATCGACAAACACGATATCGTAAGGCGTCCCTGGTCGATTAAGGAACGCGAGCGTATTACCCGTTTCGACCCGCCCGTGAGTTGCGTTAAGTGTTGCAAGATTTTTCTGTAGCTGCCGGGCGACGCTGCGTTCCATTTCAAGCAGCGTGGCCTGAGCCGCGTAGCGTGACAGCGCTTCCAGCCCCAGCGCACCGCTCCCGGCGAAGCAGTCGAGACAGCGGGCATCGACCATTGACGGGGCCAGCCAGTTAAATAACGTCTCTCTGACCCGGTCCGTGGTAGGGCGCAGACCGGGGCTGTCCGGAACCGGTAATTTACGGCCACGCCATTGCCCGCCGATAATGCGAATCTGGCCGCTGCCTGCGTGATTAGGTTTCTTCATTAAATGCTGCTCTGGTCACTATTTCGGCCTGCTATTCTAACGATGCGACGCTTGCGGTGAAACCTTATTCCGCAAGCGGTGATGCGAGTTAAGTTAAGTGATAGACTAGGTTACGAATTTCATCCTGATTTTCAGCGCCCGGCAGTATGGTTCCGGGGCTGAGCTTTGAATTAACAGCGGGGAGTGTGGTCGCAAATGGCGAAAGAAAAAAAACGTGGCTTTTTTTCCTGGCTGGGCTTTGGTCAAAAAGATGACGAGCAAACGGCACAGGCGGAGCAAAAGCCCGAAGAACAGTTGCCGGTTGCAGACGAGGCCGCGCCAGAAGCAGAGCCGCGTAGCGAGGCAGAAACCGACGCGTTTGCTGCTGAGATTGTTGAGGTAACGGAGCAGGTTGCGGAAAGCACCTCGCCGCAAGAAGCTGCGCAGCCTGAGCCGGTTGTCGAGCCCGAAGCGATCGTTGAGGTTGAGCCGGTTGTTGAGCCTGAAGTAATTATCGAGGTTGAACCGGTTGTTGAGCCTGAACCTGTTGTCGAACCTGAGCCAATCGTTGAACCCGAACCGGTTGCCGTCATCGAACATGAAGAACTACCGCTGGCGGAAGAACTGACGCCCGCCACGGTTGAGCCGGAAGAGTGGGTTAGCGAACAGGAGCCGTTAGCGCCGGAAGACGCCCCGATTAGCGACGAAGAGCTGGATGCGCTGGCCGCCGAAGCGGCGGAAGAAGCCGTGATCGTGGTGCCGGTCGAGGAAGATGCGCCCCAGGAAGAGGTTGCTCAGGAGCAAGAAAAACCGACCAAAGAAGGTTTCTTTGCGCGTCTCAAACGCAGCCTGGTGAAAACAAAAGAAAATCTCGGTTCCGGATTTATCAGTCTTTTCCGCGGCAAGAAAATCGATGATGATCTGTTTGAAGAGCTGGAAGAACAGCTGCTGATTGCCGATGTGGGCGTCGAAACCACCCGTAAAATCATCGCTAATCTGACCGAAGGCGCGAGCCGCAAGCAGCTACGCGACGCCGAAGCGCTGTATGGCCTGTTAAAAGATGAAATGGGTGAAATCCTCGCAAAAGTGGACGAACCGCTTAATATTGAAGGCAAAACCCCGTTTGTGATTTTGATGGTCGGCGTCAACGGCGTGGGTAAAACCACCACGATCGGCAAACTGGCACGCCAGTTTGAGCAGCAGGGTAAATCGGTAATGCTGGCCGCGGGCGATACCTTCCGTGCCGCCGCGGTTGAGCAGCTTCAGGTGTGGGGCCAGCGCAATAATATTCCGGTGGTCGCGCAGCATACCGGTGCCGATTCCGCCTCGGTGATTTTCGATGCGATTCAGGCGGCGAAAGCGCGCCATATTGACGTACTGATTGCCGATACCGCAGGGCGTTTGCAAAACAAAGCGCACCTGATGGAAGAGTTAAAGAAAATTGTCCGCGTGATGAAAAAGCTCGACGTGGACGCGCCGCATGAAGTCATGCTGACGCTGGACGCCAGCACCGGGCAAAATGCGGTAAGCCAGGCCAAACTGTTCCATGAGGCAGTGGGACTGACCGGGATCACGTTGACCAAACTGGACGGTACGGCGAAAGGCGGGGTGATCTTCTCCGTCGCCGATCAGTTCGAAATTCCGATCCGCTATATCGGCGTCGGCGAACGTATAGAGGACTTGCGTCCGTTTAATGCGGGCGATTTTATTGAGGCACTTTTTGCCCGAGAGGATTAATAATGATTCGCTTTGAACACGTCAGCAAAGCCTATCTCGGCGGGAGACAAGCGTTGCAGGGAGTGACTTTCCACCTGCAGCAAGGCGAGATGGCCTTCCTGACCGGGCATTCCGGCGCGGGGAAAAGTACGCTGCTTAAGCTGATCTGTGGCATCGAGCGGCCCAGCGCCGGGAAAATTTACTTCAGCGGTCACGACATCAGTCGGCTTAAAAACCGTGAAGTTCCGTTTTTACGCCGGCAAATCGGGATGATCTTCCAGGATCACCACTTGCTGATGGATCGCACGGTATTCGATAACGTGGCTATTCCGCTGATCATCGCGGGAGCCAGCGGCGATGATATCCGTCGTCGCGTTTCAGCGGCGCTGGATAAAGTCGGGTTGCTTGATAAAGCGAAAAACTTCCCCATTCAGCTTTCCGGCGGTGAACAGCAGCGCGTGGGGATCGCCCGCGCGGTGGTGAATAAACCCGCCGTATTGCTGGCGGACGAACCGACCGGTAACCTGGACGACGCGCTGTCTGAAGGCATTTTACGCCTGTTCGAAGAGTTTAACCGCGTAGGGGTAACGGTACTGATGGCGACGCACGATATCGGACTGATTTCCCGTCGTACGTATCCGATGCTGACCCTCAGCGACGGTCATTTGCATGGAGGCCATCACGGTGAATAAACGCGACGCTGTGAATCACATCAGGCAGTTCAGTAATCGCTTCGACCGCTTTCGTAAGCCACAGGGTGGCGCGGGTGACGGCAATCGCGGTGCGCCAAAACGTAATAAGCCTGCGCCAAAAGCGGCGTCGCGTAAGACCAACGTTTTTAACGAGCAGGTGCGCTATGCCTGGCACGGCGCGGTCCAGGATCTTAAAAGCAAGCCGTTTGCGACCTTCCTCACCGTCATGGTGATCGCCATTTCCCTGACGCTGCCGAGCGTCTGCTATATGGTGTACAAGAACGTCAGCGAGGCGGCGGCGCAGTATTATCCTTCGCCGCAAATCACCGTCTATCTCGACAAAGCGCTGGATGACGATGCCGCGGCCCGCGTCGTGGGGCAGCTTCAGGCGGAGCAGGGCGTCGATAAGGTCAACTACCTGTCGCGTGAGGAAGCGCTGGGCGAGTTCCGTAACTGGTCAGGCTTTGGCGGCGCGCTGGACATGCTGGAAGAGAATCCGCTTCCTGCTGTGGCAGTGGTCATCCCGAAACTGGACTTCCAGAACACCGACTCGCTCAACACCCTGCGCGACCGCGTCAGCCGCGTGCAGGGCGTAGATGAAGTGCGCATGGATGATAGCTGGTTTGCGCGTCTGGCCTCGCTCACCGGGCTGGTGGGCCGGGTGTCGGCGATGATTGGCATACTGATGATTGCCGCGGTATTTCTGGTCATCGGTAACAGCGTGCGCCTGAGCATCTTTTCCCGTCGTGACAGCATTAACGTGCAAAAGCTGATCGGTGCGACGGATGGTTTCATTCTGCGGCCGTTCCTTTACGGCGGCGCGGTGCTTGGCTTCTCCGGCGCGTTATTGTCGCTGATTTTGTCCGAGATTTTAGTCATGCGGCTCTCTTCGGCGGTGACTGACGTGGCGAAAGTGTTTGGCACCCAGTTTTCGCTCAGCGGCCTCTCTTTTGATGAGTGCCTGCTGCTGTTACTGGTGTGCTCAATGATTGGCTGGGTCGCTGCCTGGCTGGCTACGGTGCAACATTTACGTCACTTTACGCCTGACTAAAAAATTTCTGATATACTCTTCCCCTGCAATGCAATATTCCCTGTGCAGGGGAAGCGTAGCCAACCATTCCCGTCTTCCCTTGCCTGACTCTTTCAACGATATGTCACATTTTGTGCGTAATCTATTCACACGGTTGCATTGAACTTGTGGATAAAATCACTGTCTGATAAAAGAGTGGATGATATTCTCGTTGCTCGTACGCACTGGCACGTTTGTTGCTGTATCACGGGACAAGCCGCTGCCGGTAAGCTGTAAATTGAGAGGATTTGAATGACCAAAGAAATGCAAACTTTAGCTTTAGCCCCTGTTG
Coding sequences within it:
- a CDS encoding MFS transporter gives rise to the protein MSTPSSKTPCTLWLPLFILCLAQFLASADNVTLSIATGSLMRELNASMTQISAANTLYPLVAGTFMIAGGMLGSVIGWLKTFRIGCLIYLVAELCATLSPSITVFIWIARLLAGVGGSFMIPSVFGLLTGLYHGKQRAVAFGALGAASGISFALGPIVCGALLDMVGWRWAFGALGGVLVVILCCSLIINEPAKHNAPVRFDFPGLILSTAGLFLLIFGVLQISSWGFITPFNPAIHFLGMSPAPFLILSGLVVIHFMLRWERVCERKTGSAMIPKAFLHTPQVRTGLYLTGYIFFAYSAGIFVVVSFVQIVAGLTAIGTGLLIVPFAITLAGCSLGLPVLIRQRRPRRQCRIGLMLGVLGAIVASSGISEEHFSVPRVVLGLCFIGASMGTIASNAPFLVTSALPDKEARQSGGIQAAARDVGQAMGVALVSMVMLTMLTIGMKDKVVNAPVSKQTRDALQHLAVVPYLNDPQFTLFMHQAGALKNDLPVLTQTYRQSRAQVTRAGLYAMALLTLLFLWPTRAIPLAEREENIARTE
- the zntA gene encoding Zn(II)/Cd(II)/Pb(II) translocating P-type ATPase ZntA, coding for MSTPDANGKKAPQFATLKFTPAAPEPASCCADASCCAETAPADAVADARYSWKVEGMDCAACARKVENAVRQVAGVTQVQVLFATEKLAVNASGDVSQQIEQAVQNAGYTLRHESAPPPTTSRLRENLPLLILIVMMAVSWGLEHVNHPAGQAAFILTTLVGLYPVLRQSLRLIKSGSYFAIETLMSVAALGALFIGATAEAAMVLLLFLIGERLEGWAASRARQGVSALMALKPDTAVRLRDGQRETIAQRDLRPGDTIEVAAGGRLPADGQLLTPFASFDESALTGESVPVERSAGENVAAGATSVDRLVQLTVTSEPGDSAIDRILRLIEEAEERRAPIERFIDRFSRLYTPAIMLVALLVALVPPLLFAAAWQEWIYKGLTLLLIGCPCALVISTPAAITSGLAAAARCGALIKGGAALEQLGRVQQIAFDKTGTLTVGKPQVTGIYPCAMDEHALLALAAAVEQGSTHPLAQAVVREAQSRGLTLPDATEQRTLPGAGIEALVAGKKILICAAEKFPGEAFSLQIRTLEQEGQTVVMVAQEERALGLITLRDTLREDAREAVDALHQLGVQGVMLTGDNPRAAAAIAGELGLDFKAGLLPADKVQAVTALNRQMPLAMVGDGINDAPAMKAATIGIAMGSGTDVALETADAALTHNRLTGLAQMIALARATHANIRQNIAIALGLKGIFLVTTLLGITGLWLAVLADTGATVLVTANALRLLRKGR
- a CDS encoding lysoplasmalogenase; the encoded protein is MLWSFIAVCFSAWLYVDASYRGPVWQRWVFKPVTLLLLLLLAWQAPMFNAISYLVLAGLCATLVGDALTLLSRQRLLYAIGAFFLSHLLYTIYFASQMTLSFFWPLPLVLLVIGALLIATVWTRLEELRLPICTFIAMTLVMVWLAGELWFFRPTDTALSAFVGAALLLLSNIVWLGSHYRRRFRADNAIAAACYFAGHFLIVRSLYL
- a CDS encoding DUF1145 family protein: MLINLGRLLMLCVWAFLLLNVVHPFKFPANIFINVAMVFMILMHGLQLALLKATQPKEGPPLTTGQKVRIFLFGVFELVAWQKKLKATKK
- the rsmD gene encoding 16S rRNA (guanine(966)-N(2))-methyltransferase, which codes for MKKPNHAGSGQIRIIGGQWRGRKLPVPDSPGLRPTTDRVRETLFNWLAPSMVDARCLDCFAGSGALGLEALSRYAAQATLLEMERSVARQLQKNLATLNATHGRVETGNTLAFLNRPGTPYDIVFVDPPFRKGLLEETLHLLESHGWLADNALIYVESEVENGMPPVPASWQLYREKVAGQVAYRLYQRDAQGEQHAD
- the ftsY gene encoding signal recognition particle-docking protein FtsY, producing the protein MAKEKKRGFFSWLGFGQKDDEQTAQAEQKPEEQLPVADEAAPEAEPRSEAETDAFAAEIVEVTEQVAESTSPQEAAQPEPVVEPEAIVEVEPVVEPEVIIEVEPVVEPEPVVEPEPIVEPEPVAVIEHEELPLAEELTPATVEPEEWVSEQEPLAPEDAPISDEELDALAAEAAEEAVIVVPVEEDAPQEEVAQEQEKPTKEGFFARLKRSLVKTKENLGSGFISLFRGKKIDDDLFEELEEQLLIADVGVETTRKIIANLTEGASRKQLRDAEALYGLLKDEMGEILAKVDEPLNIEGKTPFVILMVGVNGVGKTTTIGKLARQFEQQGKSVMLAAGDTFRAAAVEQLQVWGQRNNIPVVAQHTGADSASVIFDAIQAAKARHIDVLIADTAGRLQNKAHLMEELKKIVRVMKKLDVDAPHEVMLTLDASTGQNAVSQAKLFHEAVGLTGITLTKLDGTAKGGVIFSVADQFEIPIRYIGVGERIEDLRPFNAGDFIEALFARED
- the ftsE gene encoding cell division ATP-binding protein FtsE — translated: MIRFEHVSKAYLGGRQALQGVTFHLQQGEMAFLTGHSGAGKSTLLKLICGIERPSAGKIYFSGHDISRLKNREVPFLRRQIGMIFQDHHLLMDRTVFDNVAIPLIIAGASGDDIRRRVSAALDKVGLLDKAKNFPIQLSGGEQQRVGIARAVVNKPAVLLADEPTGNLDDALSEGILRLFEEFNRVGVTVLMATHDIGLISRRTYPMLTLSDGHLHGGHHGE
- the ftsX gene encoding permease-like cell division protein FtsX, whose protein sequence is MNKRDAVNHIRQFSNRFDRFRKPQGGAGDGNRGAPKRNKPAPKAASRKTNVFNEQVRYAWHGAVQDLKSKPFATFLTVMVIAISLTLPSVCYMVYKNVSEAAAQYYPSPQITVYLDKALDDDAAARVVGQLQAEQGVDKVNYLSREEALGEFRNWSGFGGALDMLEENPLPAVAVVIPKLDFQNTDSLNTLRDRVSRVQGVDEVRMDDSWFARLASLTGLVGRVSAMIGILMIAAVFLVIGNSVRLSIFSRRDSINVQKLIGATDGFILRPFLYGGAVLGFSGALLSLILSEILVMRLSSAVTDVAKVFGTQFSLSGLSFDECLLLLLVCSMIGWVAAWLATVQHLRHFTPD